In a single window of the Pseudodesulfovibrio profundus genome:
- a CDS encoding ABC transporter ATP-binding protein, which translates to MANVQLKKVIKRYGSVEVVHGIDLEIQDNEFIVLVGPSGCGKSTVLRMVAGLEEISGGEIVIGDRVVNQESPKDRNVAMVFQNYALYPHMSVRENMGFSLKMSKWSKEDINAKVAEVAHILELEPYLDRKPSELSGGQRQRVAMGRAMVREPDVFLFDEPLSNLDAQLRTQMRMELRKMHMRLATTTIYVTHDQIEAMTLADRIVILKDGHIQQVGTPIDVFEDPNNVFVAQFIGNPPMNILEGVCHIQDGKRSVKVGASTFPVIDGKAEALEDGAPVLVGLRPDSIKMGDNIEKLPKEWWCRGEVVVSEILGGQSHLEIVVDGENQLIAEVEGRVIAHPGEIVPIGFEFDRMVLFDPETTNALR; encoded by the coding sequence ATGGCGAATGTTCAACTGAAGAAAGTGATCAAACGGTATGGTTCCGTGGAAGTGGTCCACGGCATCGACCTGGAGATTCAGGATAATGAATTCATCGTGCTGGTCGGTCCGTCCGGGTGCGGCAAATCGACGGTTCTGCGTATGGTGGCAGGGCTGGAAGAGATCAGCGGTGGCGAGATCGTCATCGGTGACAGGGTGGTCAATCAGGAATCGCCCAAAGATCGAAACGTGGCCATGGTTTTCCAGAACTACGCTCTGTATCCCCACATGTCCGTGCGTGAAAACATGGGCTTCTCGCTTAAGATGAGCAAGTGGAGCAAAGAGGATATCAACGCCAAGGTGGCCGAGGTTGCCCATATCCTTGAGCTGGAGCCGTATCTGGACCGCAAACCATCGGAGCTTTCTGGCGGCCAGCGCCAGCGCGTTGCCATGGGGCGCGCCATGGTGCGCGAGCCCGATGTGTTCCTTTTTGATGAGCCGCTGTCCAACCTCGACGCTCAGCTTCGCACGCAGATGCGCATGGAACTGCGCAAGATGCATATGCGTCTGGCAACCACCACCATCTATGTCACCCACGACCAGATCGAGGCCATGACCCTGGCTGATCGTATCGTCATCCTCAAGGATGGACATATTCAGCAGGTCGGCACGCCCATCGACGTATTCGAGGACCCCAACAACGTGTTTGTGGCCCAGTTTATCGGTAATCCGCCCATGAACATCCTAGAAGGCGTTTGCCATATCCAGGACGGCAAGCGGTCGGTGAAAGTCGGGGCTTCAACATTCCCGGTGATCGACGGCAAGGCCGAGGCTTTGGAGGACGGTGCGCCCGTTCTGGTGGGGCTTCGACCGGACTCCATCAAAATGGGCGACAACATCGAGAAACTGCCCAAAGAATGGTGGTGTCGTGGTGAAGTGGTCGTGTCGGAAATCCTTGGCGGACAATCCCATCTGGAGATCGTCGTGGATGGGGAGAATCAACTGATCGCCGAGGTAGAGGGACGGGTGATCGCCCATCCCGGTGAAATTGTTCCCATCGGTTTCGAATTTGACAGAATGGTCTTGTTCGATCCGGAGACAACCAATGCGCTTCGTTGA
- a CDS encoding ABC transporter substrate-binding protein — translation MKKAFARVLFFMVAALLLSAPQAVQAKEFSGDLEIFSWWAGDEGPALQALIDIYKKQNPKVNVINATVTGGSGVNAKAVLKTRMLGGEPPDSFQVHAGQELIGTWVKADRMEDLTPLFKEQGWMDVFPEGLIKLIGTEDGIWSVPVNIHRSNVMWYTPANLKKWGVEAPKTWDEFFAIAPKLKAAGVTPLALAQNWTANHLWESVALASLGPDKWDALWNGELSFDSPEVVKAWELFGKVLQYTNADASSLSWQQATDMVIDGRAAFNIMGDWAAGYMATTKKLVPGEGFGFMASPGTNGEFMFLADSFGLPKGAPNRDNAIAWLKVLGSKEGSDAFNPLKGSISARTDSDLSKYNGYLQATAADFGKDRVVGSLAHGVAANETFMGGFASVMEMFLKTKNAPAAAKACAQLAKKAGI, via the coding sequence ATGAAAAAGGCTTTTGCTCGTGTGCTGTTCTTCATGGTTGCCGCTCTGCTGCTCTCCGCGCCGCAGGCCGTGCAAGCCAAGGAATTTTCCGGTGATCTGGAAATCTTCTCCTGGTGGGCTGGTGACGAAGGTCCGGCACTCCAGGCTCTCATCGACATCTACAAAAAACAAAATCCCAAAGTTAACGTAATCAACGCCACAGTAACAGGCGGCTCCGGCGTCAACGCCAAGGCTGTCCTCAAGACCCGTATGCTCGGTGGTGAGCCGCCGGATTCCTTCCAGGTTCACGCCGGACAGGAACTTATCGGTACCTGGGTTAAAGCGGATCGCATGGAAGACCTGACCCCGCTCTTCAAGGAGCAGGGATGGATGGACGTTTTCCCCGAAGGGCTGATCAAGCTCATCGGTACTGAAGACGGCATCTGGTCTGTGCCGGTCAATATCCACCGCTCCAACGTGATGTGGTATACGCCTGCCAACCTGAAAAAATGGGGCGTTGAAGCTCCTAAGACCTGGGATGAGTTCTTTGCCATCGCTCCCAAGCTGAAAGCCGCTGGCGTCACGCCGCTGGCTCTCGCTCAGAACTGGACCGCCAACCACCTGTGGGAATCTGTTGCTCTGGCCTCTCTTGGCCCGGACAAGTGGGACGCCCTGTGGAACGGCGAGCTGTCCTTTGATTCCCCTGAAGTTGTCAAGGCATGGGAACTGTTCGGCAAGGTCCTCCAGTACACCAATGCCGATGCTTCCTCCCTGTCCTGGCAGCAGGCCACGGATATGGTCATCGATGGCCGCGCCGCCTTCAACATCATGGGTGACTGGGCTGCCGGTTACATGGCCACCACCAAGAAGCTCGTTCCCGGCGAAGGGTTCGGTTTCATGGCCTCTCCCGGTACCAACGGCGAGTTCATGTTCCTGGCCGACTCCTTTGGTCTGCCCAAGGGTGCTCCCAACCGTGACAACGCCATTGCCTGGTTGAAGGTCCTCGGTTCCAAGGAAGGCTCTGATGCATTCAACCCCCTGAAGGGTTCCATCTCTGCCCGTACCGACTCCGACCTGTCCAAGTACAACGGCTACCTGCAGGCCACTGCTGCCGACTTCGGCAAGGATCGTGTGGTTGGTTCTCTGGCACACGGCGTTGCAGCCAATGAAACCTTCATGGGTGGCTTCGCTTCCGTCATGGAGATGTTCCTGAAGACCAAGAACGCTCCTGCCGCTGCCAAGGCGTGCGCTCAGCTCGCCAAGAAGGCCGGTATCTAA
- a CDS encoding carbohydrate ABC transporter permease — protein sequence MREASRDKLKALLTLLPSMLLIGIFVYGFIGNTIWTSMTDWGGTGSLSMTPQKNFVGLDNYVELFTGFLGGGFRQDLVNAVYYSVMLLAGAIGLGMFIAILLDQKPKGEDVLRTIFLYPMSLSFIVSGTIWRWLLAPQGGVNVLPTYVGLEPLSFSWLSSTEAVLQFNWQNLFQIILYVAAFIMIMVGLYKLRSHGNAAVKKWLGPGIVVGGGAWLFGGMLPEALFMEEMHGFNLATLGIIIATIWQYSGYTMALYLAGFNGISQDLRDAALLDGATEAGYYRHVAIPMLKPITISAVIILSHISLKMFDLVFAMTGPDNAETGHPALNMYLTTFRANDFAVGAAIAIVLFLVAATFIVPYLIGQYRQRRRG from the coding sequence ATGCGCGAAGCATCAAGAGACAAATTGAAAGCGTTGCTGACGCTGCTGCCATCCATGCTGCTCATAGGCATTTTCGTCTATGGCTTCATAGGCAATACCATATGGACATCCATGACCGACTGGGGTGGAACGGGATCGCTCTCCATGACCCCGCAAAAGAATTTCGTCGGACTGGATAACTACGTTGAGCTGTTTACCGGATTTCTGGGCGGCGGGTTCCGTCAGGATCTGGTGAACGCGGTGTACTACTCCGTGATGCTGCTGGCCGGTGCCATCGGGCTGGGCATGTTCATTGCCATTTTGCTGGACCAGAAGCCCAAGGGCGAAGATGTGTTGCGGACCATCTTCCTCTATCCCATGTCTCTTTCTTTCATCGTGTCCGGTACCATCTGGCGCTGGCTGCTCGCTCCCCAGGGCGGCGTGAACGTGCTGCCGACCTATGTCGGTCTGGAGCCGCTTTCCTTTTCCTGGTTATCTAGCACCGAAGCTGTCCTGCAGTTCAACTGGCAGAACCTGTTCCAGATCATCCTGTATGTGGCCGCATTCATCATGATCATGGTCGGTCTGTACAAGTTGCGCAGTCACGGCAATGCTGCTGTGAAGAAATGGCTTGGCCCCGGTATCGTTGTCGGCGGTGGCGCTTGGCTCTTTGGCGGCATGCTGCCCGAGGCACTGTTCATGGAAGAGATGCATGGATTCAACTTGGCAACCCTCGGAATCATCATCGCGACCATCTGGCAGTATTCAGGATATACAATGGCTCTCTACCTTGCCGGGTTCAATGGCATTTCGCAGGATCTTCGCGACGCGGCGCTGCTCGATGGAGCCACGGAAGCCGGGTATTATCGCCATGTGGCTATCCCCATGCTCAAGCCCATCACCATCAGTGCGGTCATTATCCTGTCCCATATTTCACTCAAGATGTTCGACCTCGTCTTTGCCATGACCGGGCCGGACAATGCGGAAACCGGTCACCCCGCGTTGAACATGTATCTGACCACCTTCCGCGCCAATGACTTTGCCGTGGGTGCGGCCATTGCAATCGTTCTGTTTCTGGTGGCAGCGACGTTTATCGTCCCCTATCTCATCGGGCAGTACAGACAGCGGAGGCGGGGATAA
- a CDS encoding carbohydrate ABC transporter permease encodes MKRSSPVSSVLLYGTLGVLALFFLMPAYMAFVTALKLPADISLPSAWELPATFNWASFSQAIDLLKPNFVNSIILTISATIGSTVLGSLNGYVFSKWKFKGSEVVFTLFLFGMFIPYQVILIPLFQTLRAMNLYGGLPGLILAHIVYGLPITSLIFRNFYSQIPTALIESARLDGAGFFSIYLRIVFPLSIPGFVVTSLWQFTQIWNEFLWGICLTRHADNPITVGLAQLAGGQAVSWNLPMAGSIMAAVPVLCIYIFLGRYFIRGLLAGSVKE; translated from the coding sequence ATGAAACGTTCTTCTCCTGTCAGCTCGGTCCTTCTTTACGGGACTCTCGGCGTTCTGGCGCTGTTCTTCCTTATGCCAGCCTACATGGCGTTCGTCACGGCGCTCAAACTGCCTGCGGACATCAGCCTGCCTTCGGCCTGGGAACTGCCAGCCACATTCAACTGGGCGAGTTTCAGTCAGGCCATCGATCTGCTCAAGCCTAACTTCGTCAATTCCATTATCCTGACGATCTCCGCGACTATCGGCTCCACCGTTCTTGGCTCGCTCAACGGGTATGTGTTCTCGAAGTGGAAGTTCAAGGGCAGCGAGGTCGTGTTCACGCTCTTCCTGTTCGGCATGTTCATACCGTATCAGGTTATCCTGATTCCTCTGTTTCAGACCCTGCGCGCCATGAACCTGTACGGTGGCCTGCCGGGATTGATTCTGGCGCACATCGTCTACGGGTTGCCGATCACGTCGTTGATCTTTCGGAATTTTTATTCGCAGATTCCGACAGCGCTCATTGAATCCGCCCGTCTGGATGGTGCAGGATTCTTCTCCATCTATCTGCGGATTGTGTTTCCGCTGTCCATTCCGGGCTTTGTGGTCACGAGCTTGTGGCAGTTCACCCAGATTTGGAACGAGTTCCTCTGGGGCATCTGTCTGACCCGTCACGCCGACAATCCGATCACCGTCGGGCTGGCGCAATTGGCCGGTGGACAGGCCGTGAGCTGGAATCTGCCCATGGCCGGTTCGATCATGGCTGCGGTGCCGGTGCTGTGCATCTACATCTTCCTCGGACGATACTTCATCCGAGGACTGCTGGCCGGTTCGGTGAAAGAGTAA
- a CDS encoding substrate-binding periplasmic protein produces the protein MRYMLLVFLLAIFSFPGSAFGKETYTVVTDYWPPFRIQNPYGIGGIDMELLSVIGKRMHIDFETKRAPWARCLIDMEHGKADIMTGLARTPEREKYIAYTSPEYFTCSPAFYERADRKGKPVTTYEQLRELTIGYTRGSAYFEPFDSDMQLNKIAIKDEGLMLKMMQEGRWDVMIGTDCQVDYDIRRKNLETTLRKVPYQPDVHIELYIGISRKSPLIERKDELGEVLQGIIDDGTMDVILGHYFSTD, from the coding sequence ATGCGATACATGCTGCTTGTTTTTTTACTGGCCATTTTCTCGTTTCCCGGGTCGGCTTTCGGAAAAGAAACATACACAGTTGTGACCGATTACTGGCCTCCTTTCCGTATTCAGAATCCCTATGGAATCGGCGGGATAGATATGGAATTGCTTTCCGTCATCGGAAAGCGGATGCATATCGACTTTGAAACAAAACGAGCGCCATGGGCCCGCTGCCTCATTGATATGGAACACGGCAAAGCCGACATCATGACCGGCCTCGCACGGACACCGGAACGCGAAAAGTACATCGCCTACACCTCTCCTGAATATTTCACCTGCTCCCCTGCATTTTACGAACGGGCCGACCGCAAAGGTAAGCCAGTCACCACCTATGAACAGCTCCGCGAGCTGACCATCGGATACACCCGTGGGTCGGCCTACTTCGAGCCTTTTGACTCCGACATGCAGCTCAACAAGATCGCCATCAAGGATGAGGGATTGATGCTCAAGATGATGCAGGAAGGTCGATGGGATGTCATGATCGGAACCGACTGTCAGGTGGATTACGACATACGACGAAAGAACCTGGAAACGACCCTTCGCAAAGTGCCCTATCAGCCGGACGTGCACATCGAACTATATATCGGCATTTCACGCAAATCCCCACTCATCGAACGAAAGGATGAGCTCGGAGAGGTATTGCAGGGGATAATTGATGACGGGACCATGGATGTCATACTGGGGCATTACTTCAGCACGGACTGA
- a CDS encoding HD-GYP domain-containing protein, which produces MPEYRISVDLLRPGVFIRLEKTNWFDHPFLFSKFKVKDEEQVALLRNLGITHVVCIPEKSDVLPKRPTAGKKTAPEAKKELSQEVIDRLWEVKKERTRRLREKKLRIAECEEKFNTCIKPFDNILKGVMGGNSQSIEDAIRFVDRLSRYFLDDTESTLHLMNVVDPEEIAYSHPMNVAVLSLMVGREAGLDGKEMLALGLGALFHDIGKYRIPKKLLKKRGPLTKPEQALMDQHAAFGASLLSSIKVFPNAVARIVAHHHERIDGSGGPEQLKGDAIDSLARIVAIADTYDNHTNSKDPDKSLTPYLALSYMFGQQKQLFDVEMLALFIRCLGVYPPGTVVELSNGAIGMVMAVNPKNQLNPSVVLYDDAVPKKEALIVDLAEEPDLRVEKSIRVSHLPQKVRDYLSPRTKITYYVDPS; this is translated from the coding sequence ATGCCAGAATACCGCATCTCGGTCGACTTGCTTCGTCCGGGTGTTTTCATTCGGTTGGAAAAAACCAACTGGTTTGATCACCCGTTCCTCTTTAGCAAGTTCAAAGTGAAGGACGAGGAGCAGGTGGCGTTGCTACGCAACCTTGGCATAACACATGTCGTCTGTATTCCTGAAAAAAGCGACGTTCTGCCCAAGCGTCCGACAGCCGGTAAAAAGACCGCTCCGGAGGCAAAGAAGGAGCTATCCCAGGAAGTCATCGACCGCCTGTGGGAAGTCAAGAAGGAACGCACCCGGCGACTCAGGGAAAAGAAGCTTCGCATCGCTGAATGTGAAGAGAAATTCAACACCTGCATCAAGCCCTTCGACAACATCCTCAAAGGCGTCATGGGGGGCAACTCCCAGTCCATAGAGGATGCCATTCGCTTTGTGGACCGTCTTTCCCGTTACTTTCTGGATGACACGGAATCGACCCTCCACCTCATGAATGTGGTTGACCCCGAAGAGATTGCCTATTCCCATCCGATGAACGTTGCGGTTCTTTCACTCATGGTCGGACGGGAGGCCGGTCTGGATGGTAAGGAGATGCTCGCTCTGGGCCTTGGAGCGTTGTTCCACGACATCGGCAAATATCGAATCCCGAAGAAGCTCCTCAAAAAGCGTGGTCCGCTCACCAAGCCGGAACAGGCCCTGATGGACCAGCACGCCGCTTTCGGGGCCAGCCTGCTTTCAAGCATAAAGGTTTTCCCCAATGCCGTTGCCCGGATCGTGGCCCATCACCACGAGCGCATTGACGGCTCGGGCGGGCCTGAGCAACTCAAAGGGGACGCTATCGACTCTCTGGCACGGATCGTCGCCATTGCCGATACCTACGACAATCACACCAACTCCAAGGACCCGGATAAATCCCTGACCCCCTACCTGGCCCTTTCCTACATGTTCGGTCAGCAAAAGCAGTTGTTCGACGTGGAGATGCTGGCGCTTTTCATTCGCTGTCTCGGCGTCTACCCTCCGGGTACAGTAGTTGAACTGTCCAACGGCGCCATCGGGATGGTCATGGCGGTCAACCCGAAAAACCAGCTCAATCCCAGCGTTGTTCTCTACGACGATGCCGTTCCAAAAAAGGAAGCGCTCATCGTGGACCTGGCAGAAGAGCCTGATTTGCGGGTGGAAAAATCCATACGGGTCTCCCATCTTCCTCAAAAAGTACGTGATTACCTCTCTCCCCGGACCAAGATCACTTACTACGTCGACCCTTCCTGA